One window from the genome of Roseisolibacter agri encodes:
- a CDS encoding zinc-dependent metalloprotease encodes MPQSPSPAARPGRRGPVALSATLAATLTALVALGACRPTPSTTPTPQRPTAGGANTPTPATPAPGTPAPGSPTPGTPSPTPGGAPAGGLPAGLAGLLGGAGGAPGEPSPRPYAMVVTPGARTTRGLLTTHQLRGRLLFEIPAAQLNRDMLVVRSLRGSQQPIGGIPGTTLAGSRLVRWERRENRILLRGANYQNVVGDTTNAIVRALDIIAYAPIIAAFNVESYGRDSAAVIDVSRLFLGGVPDLIQGVPGGAPDPSRSFIERVATFEKNVEIEASQTFASSPLGGATAANPLAALFAAPRGTEVYHFSIVRLPDVPMQPRLFDERVGFFNTTQADFGTREQRVARRTFANRWRLECSDRKEGNLCVPRRPITYYVDPATPAWLVPWVKKGIEEWKPAFAEAGFADGIVAREVPRDSIGILQGEDASVSMVRWLPSASENAVGPSTVDPRSGEILDADVQMYHNIMNVLRGIYVAQVGHLDPRAQKLPLPDSLMGRLVQNVVAHEVGHTLALRHNMKGSSMYPLDSVRSKTWTARMGHSPSIMDYARFNYVAQPEDGIALEALIPKVGPYDRFAIKWGYAPLPGAPEAQRVALEPLVRMQDTLPWLRYAGDEGLQGADPGEASEAVGDADAVRATALGLRNIRRVAKLVEGASTATPGETYADLRELYGYVVNQWATELGHVARIPGGLAKQEKVVGQPGEVWTPTSAAKQRAAVAFLNEHAFRTPAYLLDASILRKIEPTGSLDRIGSAQRRVLNVLLDNGRLQRMIENEALPEGAPVYTLGAMLGDLRRGVWSELASGAAIDPYRRRLQRTYLEVLGAKINPTAPAVPAGVPAQLVALLGAQSAPDARALLRGELVDLDRQLASAVGRTSDRTSRLHLLDARAQIDRILNPER; translated from the coding sequence CGCTGGCCGCGACCCTGACCGCGCTCGTCGCGCTCGGCGCCTGCCGGCCGACGCCCAGCACCACGCCCACGCCGCAGCGCCCGACCGCGGGGGGCGCGAACACCCCGACGCCGGCCACCCCGGCGCCCGGCACGCCGGCGCCCGGCTCTCCGACGCCGGGGACGCCGTCGCCCACGCCGGGCGGCGCCCCGGCCGGCGGCCTCCCGGCCGGCCTCGCGGGGCTGCTCGGCGGCGCCGGCGGCGCGCCGGGGGAGCCCAGCCCGCGCCCGTACGCCATGGTCGTCACGCCGGGCGCGCGCACCACGCGCGGCCTGCTGACCACGCACCAGCTGCGCGGCCGCCTGCTGTTCGAGATCCCCGCGGCGCAGCTCAACCGCGACATGCTCGTCGTGCGCTCGCTGCGCGGCTCGCAGCAGCCCATCGGCGGCATCCCGGGGACGACGCTCGCCGGCAGCCGGCTCGTGCGCTGGGAGCGGCGCGAGAACCGCATCCTGCTGCGCGGCGCGAACTACCAGAACGTCGTCGGCGACACGACCAACGCGATCGTGCGCGCGCTCGACATCATCGCGTACGCGCCGATCATCGCCGCGTTCAACGTCGAGAGCTACGGCCGCGACTCCGCCGCCGTGATCGACGTCTCGCGGCTCTTCCTCGGCGGCGTGCCGGACCTGATCCAGGGCGTGCCCGGCGGCGCGCCGGATCCGTCGCGCTCCTTCATCGAGCGCGTCGCGACGTTCGAGAAGAACGTCGAGATCGAGGCGTCGCAGACGTTTGCGTCGTCGCCGCTCGGCGGCGCGACGGCCGCCAACCCGCTGGCGGCGCTGTTCGCCGCGCCACGTGGCACGGAGGTCTACCACTTCTCGATCGTCCGGCTGCCGGACGTGCCCATGCAGCCGCGCCTGTTCGACGAGCGCGTGGGCTTCTTCAACACCACGCAGGCCGACTTCGGCACGCGCGAGCAGCGCGTCGCGCGCCGCACCTTCGCCAACCGCTGGCGCCTCGAGTGCTCGGACCGCAAGGAGGGCAACCTCTGCGTGCCGCGCCGCCCGATCACGTACTACGTCGATCCCGCCACGCCCGCCTGGCTCGTGCCGTGGGTGAAGAAGGGCATCGAGGAGTGGAAGCCCGCGTTCGCCGAGGCGGGCTTCGCGGACGGCATCGTCGCGCGGGAGGTGCCGAGGGACTCGATCGGCATCCTGCAGGGCGAGGACGCGAGCGTGTCGATGGTGCGCTGGCTCCCGAGCGCGAGCGAGAACGCCGTCGGCCCCAGCACGGTCGATCCGCGCAGCGGCGAGATCCTCGACGCCGACGTGCAGATGTACCACAACATCATGAACGTCTTGCGCGGCATCTACGTCGCGCAGGTCGGGCACCTCGACCCGCGCGCGCAGAAGCTCCCGCTCCCCGACTCGCTCATGGGCCGGCTGGTGCAGAACGTCGTCGCCCACGAGGTGGGCCACACGCTCGCGCTGCGCCACAACATGAAGGGCAGCTCGATGTACCCGCTCGACTCCGTGCGCTCGAAGACGTGGACCGCGCGCATGGGCCACAGCCCGAGCATCATGGACTACGCGCGCTTCAACTACGTCGCGCAGCCCGAGGACGGCATCGCGCTCGAGGCGCTGATCCCGAAGGTCGGCCCGTACGACCGCTTCGCCATCAAATGGGGCTACGCGCCGCTTCCGGGCGCGCCCGAGGCGCAGCGCGTGGCGCTGGAGCCGCTCGTGCGCATGCAGGACACGCTGCCGTGGCTGCGCTACGCGGGCGACGAGGGGCTGCAGGGCGCCGATCCGGGCGAGGCCAGCGAGGCCGTCGGCGACGCCGACGCCGTGCGCGCGACCGCGCTCGGGCTGCGCAACATCCGCCGCGTCGCGAAGCTCGTCGAGGGCGCGTCCACCGCGACGCCGGGCGAGACCTACGCCGACCTGCGCGAGCTGTACGGCTACGTCGTCAACCAGTGGGCGACGGAGCTCGGCCACGTGGCGCGCATTCCCGGCGGCCTCGCCAAGCAGGAGAAGGTCGTCGGCCAGCCGGGCGAGGTGTGGACGCCGACGTCGGCGGCGAAGCAGCGCGCGGCGGTGGCGTTCCTCAACGAGCACGCCTTCCGCACGCCGGCCTACCTGCTCGACGCGTCGATCCTGCGGAAGATCGAGCCCACCGGCTCGCTCGACCGCATCGGCAGCGCGCAGCGGCGCGTGCTGAACGTGCTGCTCGACAACGGCCGCCTGCAGCGCATGATCGAGAACGAGGCGCTGCCCGAAGGGGCGCCGGTCTACACGCTCGGCGCGATGCTGGGCGACCTGCGCCGCGGCGTGTGGAGCGAGCTGGCGAGCGGCGCGGCGATCGACCCGTACCGCCGCCGCCTGCAGCGCACGTACCTGGAAGTGCTGGGCGCGAAGATCAACCCGACCGCGCCCGCGGTGCCCGCCGGCGTCCCGGCGCAGCTCGTGGCGCTCCTCGGCGCGCAGAGCGCCCCCGACGCACGCGCGCTGCTGCGCGGCGAGCTGGTGGACCTCGACCGCCAGCTCGCGTCCGCGGTGGGCCGCACGAGCGACCGCACGTCGCGCCTGCACCTGCTGGACGCGCGCGCGCAGATCGACCGCATCCTGAATCCGGAACGGTAG
- a CDS encoding helix-turn-helix domain-containing protein, translating to MLVLVVHNDALRSLAGKAAARLASPPLVLDASPDARVDAGRALVAALRDSRDPHGGLLVHDFAPDAEASARWLDAVGGAWPALTVLALLGSPAGAALHQLVGHPRRFACADVVLGREITAPALGDRLAEATRALGQAATVRALATGWPLDALLLGLARHAFAMTGDGPSWPTLDALLRTAGVSRGTFVRHAAAAGFRPPLRFLQLLRVLGVAAAVRGGETAASAAARFGYGSADTLRRHFAGLTGLTPRDARHVDADDLIARMRAAGGA from the coding sequence ATGCTCGTCCTTGTCGTGCACAACGACGCGCTGCGGTCGCTCGCGGGAAAGGCCGCCGCGCGGCTCGCGTCGCCGCCGCTGGTGCTGGACGCGTCGCCCGACGCCCGCGTGGACGCCGGGCGCGCGCTGGTGGCGGCGCTGCGCGACTCGCGCGATCCGCACGGCGGGCTGCTGGTGCACGACTTCGCGCCCGACGCCGAGGCGTCGGCGCGCTGGCTGGACGCGGTCGGGGGCGCGTGGCCCGCGCTGACGGTGCTGGCGCTGCTGGGCTCGCCTGCGGGCGCCGCGCTGCACCAGCTGGTGGGCCACCCGCGGCGCTTCGCCTGCGCCGACGTGGTGCTCGGCCGCGAGATCACGGCGCCCGCGCTCGGCGACCGGCTGGCGGAGGCGACGCGGGCGCTGGGCCAGGCCGCGACGGTGCGCGCGCTGGCGACGGGGTGGCCGCTCGACGCGCTGCTGCTGGGGCTCGCGCGCCACGCCTTCGCGATGACCGGCGACGGCCCGAGCTGGCCGACGCTCGACGCGCTGCTGCGCACCGCGGGCGTGAGCCGCGGCACCTTCGTGCGCCACGCCGCGGCCGCCGGCTTCCGGCCGCCGCTGCGCTTCCTGCAGCTGCTGCGCGTGCTCGGCGTCGCGGCGGCGGTGCGCGGCGGCGAGACCGCCGCGTCGGCGGCCGCGCGCTTCGGCTACGGCTCCGCCGACACGCTGCGCCGCCACTTCGCGGGCCTGACCGGGCTCACGCCGCGCGACGCGCGGCACGTCGACGCCGACGACCTGATCGCGCGCATGCGGGCGGCGGGCGGCGCGTGA